The Kryptolebias marmoratus isolate JLee-2015 linkage group LG9, ASM164957v2, whole genome shotgun sequence nucleotide sequence atttgtttttgtttttgttttgtttttccagaaacTTAATGCTGATCAGAAAAGCATGCAGATTGTTTGCAGGAAGTAGGACCTTTTTCACCATAGCCTTTGTCCGTCTGTCTACCACTTCCAGCATCATGGCCAAGAGCAAGTTTGAGTATGTCCGCAGCTTTGAAACAGACGACACCTGTCTGCGGAACTGCTACATTGTTGTCAGATTGGATGGTCGCAACTTCCACAAGTAAGTTTGATTCTTATCTTACAGTAAAGTGAGGGTTGGTGCTTGTTGTAGTGTTCTGTTTCGACTTTCTTTTTGCACTTCAATTTGTTTTAGGTTTGCAGAGCAGCACAAGTTTATTAAACCCAATGACGACAGGGCTCTGGGGCTGATGACCAGGAGTGCACGCTCTGTCATGGAGGAACTGGAGGATATTATCATCGCTTATGGTCAAAGTGATGAGTTCAGCTTTGTTTTCAAGAGGAGCTCCACCTGGTTTAAAAGAAGAGCCAggtgttctgtttttttcctgctgctctcAAACAAACTTCTAGTATGCAGTGCTTTTTGTCTGACTTCGTATTCCtcctttgcttttctttgcagTAAGCTCATGACCCACGTGGCCTCCCAGTTCTCCTCCTCATACGTGTTTTACTGGAAGGAGTTTTTTGAAGAACAGCCCCTCCTCTACCCTCCAGGCTTTGATGGGCGTGTGGTTCTGTATCCCACCAACCGTAACCTTAGAGATTATCTCAGCTGGAGGCAAGCGGACTGTAAGTACAAACAATGTTCTAACACATTTATGAAAAACTTTTCAATTGTGATAAATAGGTGATATATggttgtgtttggttttattcttcCAGGTCACATAAATAACTTATATAATACAGTATTTTGGACGTTAGTTCAAAAAGGAGGACTCACGACAACTCAGGCAGATGATCGCTTAAAGGTGAgagcaaaacacagaaaatgtttacaaaagttTCAAGCCTGCTTGGATCAAGCACATATTGTGATTTTGAAACAGTTACACACAAGCACATGCACACGGTAACATTGGGCGCCATCTAAATTCCATCTGCGGCTTTCTGAAGCGTACAGAAGGATCCATATTTGGAAAAATTAGGAACAACAAAATATTACTTTCCAAATGTTAAAGTTGTTCATAAGAgcttttactgttaaaaaagtTGACAAGAGCTGAACTCAAATGTGCTGATTTAATACTTTATGTAACTAGAGTCAAAATAAATGCAAGATTTTGTACTAACATATATAATCAATGAAAATGGCAACTGAATATATTTCCGTAGAAGTGTGTAAGGAACAACGGGCCGTTTTCATAAACTAGTTGCACTTCACGaccttaaactttttttatttctcagtatGCTGTACATCCATTCTTGTATTTCAGGCtaacaatacaaaaaagaaGAGCTGGCCAAGATTTACtactttaaaaaactaataagtTTCCTTCCCTcttacaaaatttaaaagacGTTCAAACAAGGAAGCATTTCAGGTGTTATTTTGCCCCATTAAGCCTGCTGTCTTAAAGTTTATTACAATACAGATTTGTTAttgaatttcatttatttgtttagttatttCCCTCAGGCTGACTAGTTCAGTGCATGAATCTTGTGTTTTCCCAACCATGACTTTAATTTGTAATTGCTAAAAGGGCACGGatatcctgaaaaaaaaaacctggatgTTCACTGaattgtgtctgtctgtcatttaCTCAACTTAACTATTTATTCATGTCatgaattcaagtatttttgagtttgtttttggctttggttcttggactatgttttccttttcattttattttgttatttatttattttgttcctcgtgtctttgtttcctgtcatcattcacttctcctctgtttatctcttgtctttctgtcacgcccatcttcacctgttcctaattgtaatcactcacctgtgcccacttcccctgattacccctgtctttaaaacttggtcACCTTCTCCACTTCCTTGCCGGTTCATTCGTTCTGTTTGCTTGTTGATTCATGTGTTGTCTGGTTGTCCCGCTCATCTTGTGTCTCCGGTTTGCTTGTGTCTCTACTCTCCTGTTGTTCTCGTTCCTTGTCCTGCCTCGTCTCATCTCGCCTTTTTGTattgatttggatttttgttacgtttagttttgctgccccgccagctttttgtttccttgttcttttgtttagaaataaattttcatttttttatatggagtctgcactctgggttcatctcattctccaccgttcctgacaatTCATCCACTTACTTACCTCACAACTGTCCCTAAATGTGCTTCAGCCAAACCTCTTTTTTGGAATGTGTTGAAGAATGAAAAGCAGATGTACAATGATGTACATTTTAGTTTCTTGCAACCTGCAGAAATATAATAGTGAACTCAAAAAACATGGGGGcggggaatttttttttgtttgtttgtttttttaaattggtcttTCTGTGCCAtcttatttttcagatttaggAGTTGTAGTTGTATATGTAGGgttgtgtgcttttatttaaaagcagttAAACTTGTTTACTGGTactatgtttcttttttgtcatatttttccTGAAGAATTGAATCATTTACTTAGAAGAAAGCATTTATCAAGGTTGAAATGTGCTCTTTGGATACGCTGTCATGGCAAACTGGTTTATTTTAAGGCAATTTTATCTTCTAATAAGGTTTGATGAGCACATTTACATTGTGcctgaaaagcaaaaatgattaGTTAATAATATAAATTACAATAAACTTGTATTTCAGAGTTCATCAGGTTCTGTATGACTTCATGTTAGGAGTGGCTTGTGGCAGCTGGCTGAGACGGATGCAGCTGTTCTCTCCAAGTCATTTCATTTTCCACTGGACTGTCAGCAAATGTTTATTCGAGTTGGTTGTTTGGAACAACTTGAGTCATTAATACCTCATTAAGCCGCATTAACTGAGACCATTTCCCTCCTGTCATTTAGTAAATTATACACTTATATAACCAGGTGGTGGCGCCATCTTTGCACTAATTTGTTCAAAAATGACAGATGACCTGCAATTCAGGAAGCTGTAACTTTGGCGTCTCGTCAGGCTTCAAGTAGTTGATCATTTTTGTGCATACCTTGGtgatatttgcatattttaagctttttttttctgtctttcagggAACATTAGCTTCAGACAAAAATGAGATCCTGTTCTCAGAATTTGACATCAACTATAACACCGAATCTGCCATTAACAGGAAAGGCACCACACTGATCTGGGAAAAGGTAAAACTGCTAAAGAAACAGATTGATCCTTATAGTAACGAGATTTTGGAGATTTCTTTAAACGatttaatggaaaataaaatgtacaaaactgGAGGAGTAGGTGTTCGATCTGAAACCTCACACAGTCTGATGTGTCCATTTCTTATGTTGAACTCCTGAAACTACAGATCTACAAAGACAGATACAGTCGgctcattttattatttaggagTGTTGCAAATGAAATCGAACTTTCAACAACTGCTTTTTGGTGCTTCTTGTTTTCTGCCACTTTCACATATTCTCAGTTTCACTCAGCTCAGACGTGTTATTGTTCTTCATGGTTTAGACTAAGGGAGAACACACACGTGCAAACTGGAGAAAGTTTTACGACTCCAGCAAGTGCGATTAGTTAGAAAAATGAGATTTCTCTCAAGTTTCAGAGTTTAGACATGCTTCATATTTAGTGGTAAATATTGGCACAAAGTCATGTAAACAAATAGCAATTGGTTCCTTTTAATGCTCTCTCtaatttttgctcttttaaagGATTTTCGTATCtgttaatgtatttattttttcctcttgagTAATATAAGCCACGCATGTTGCTCCTGAGCTGTCGTCTGGGTTAGGTTGTATTGAAATCATTAGAGAAGCACTTCAGTCTTCAATAATACAGAATCTGAGCTGCTTCATTGATTCAGATCAATAAACATTCGAGCTCTTTGCATCCTGCTGAGTCTCTTTTTTATGACACAGCTCAGCCCTCGTGAAATACTGCTT carries:
- the thg1l gene encoding probable tRNA(His) guanylyltransferase isoform X1, which translates into the protein MFFYLFLFLFCFSRNLMLIRKACRLFAGSRTFFTIAFVRLSTTSSIMAKSKFEYVRSFETDDTCLRNCYIVVRLDGRNFHKFAEQHKFIKPNDDRALGLMTRSARSVMEELEDIIIAYGQSDEFSFVFKRSSTWFKRRASKLMTHVASQFSSSYVFYWKEFFEEQPLLYPPGFDGRVVLYPTNRNLRDYLSWRQADCHINNLYNTVFWTLVQKGGLTTTQADDRLKGTLASDKNEILFSEFDINYNTESAINRKGTTLIWEKRDETVIKRMKLPNEEEKEVLVTRSRRRVEAHHCDIIGDQFWDEHPDILEDDNC
- the thg1l gene encoding probable tRNA(His) guanylyltransferase isoform X2 — protein: MLIRKACRLFAGSRTFFTIAFVRLSTTSSIMAKSKFEYVRSFETDDTCLRNCYIVVRLDGRNFHKFAEQHKFIKPNDDRALGLMTRSARSVMEELEDIIIAYGQSDEFSFVFKRSSTWFKRRASKLMTHVASQFSSSYVFYWKEFFEEQPLLYPPGFDGRVVLYPTNRNLRDYLSWRQADCHINNLYNTVFWTLVQKGGLTTTQADDRLKGTLASDKNEILFSEFDINYNTESAINRKGTTLIWEKRDETVIKRMKLPNEEEKEVLVTRSRRRVEAHHCDIIGDQFWDEHPDILEDDNC
- the thg1l gene encoding probable tRNA(His) guanylyltransferase isoform X3 — its product is MAKSKFEYVRSFETDDTCLRNCYIVVRLDGRNFHKFAEQHKFIKPNDDRALGLMTRSARSVMEELEDIIIAYGQSDEFSFVFKRSSTWFKRRASKLMTHVASQFSSSYVFYWKEFFEEQPLLYPPGFDGRVVLYPTNRNLRDYLSWRQADCHINNLYNTVFWTLVQKGGLTTTQADDRLKGTLASDKNEILFSEFDINYNTESAINRKGTTLIWEKRDETVIKRMKLPNEEEKEVLVTRSRRRVEAHHCDIIGDQFWDEHPDILEDDNC
- the thg1l gene encoding probable tRNA(His) guanylyltransferase isoform X4, producing the protein MVKVMSSALFSRGAPPGLKEEPGFDGRVVLYPTNRNLRDYLSWRQADCHINNLYNTVFWTLVQKGGLTTTQADDRLKGTLASDKNEILFSEFDINYNTESAINRKGTTLIWEKRDETVIKRMKLPNEEEKEVLVTRSRRRVEAHHCDIIGDQFWDEHPDILEDDNC